One Pseudorhodoplanes sinuspersici DNA segment encodes these proteins:
- a CDS encoding 4-oxalomesaconate tautomerase translates to MSTRQSVKVPCVMMRGGTSRGPYFLADDLPSDPAARDAILISVMGAGHPLEIDGIGGGNPVTSKVAIVSRSKRPDADVDYLFAQVSVRERAVDTSPNCGNMLSGVGPFAIEAGLVPAKNGVTALRIFNVNTGKVIEVEVQTPNGRVTYIGDASISGVPGTAAPILMTFLDSAGSKTGALLPTGKPLDRFEGIDVSCVDAAMPVIIVRASDMGKTGYETYTELNADKNFFARLEKIRITAGTAMGIANVADKVIPKPIMIAPGKDGATLTVRYFMPHDCHPALAITGSVALASACATPGTLAAEMCGAVTLPATLSFAHPSGKLDVVADKGDGAAPKVSVVRTARRLFEGFAFAEVDSALLRQSERSAA, encoded by the coding sequence ATGTCCACACGGCAATCCGTCAAAGTTCCCTGCGTGATGATGCGCGGCGGTACCTCCCGCGGCCCGTACTTTCTGGCGGATGACTTGCCGTCCGATCCGGCCGCGCGCGACGCCATCCTGATCTCGGTCATGGGCGCGGGTCATCCGCTTGAAATCGATGGCATCGGCGGCGGCAACCCTGTCACCAGCAAAGTCGCGATTGTCAGCCGCTCGAAGCGCCCGGATGCGGATGTCGATTACCTGTTCGCGCAGGTCAGCGTGCGCGAGCGCGCGGTCGATACCTCGCCCAATTGCGGCAACATGCTTTCGGGCGTCGGCCCCTTCGCCATTGAGGCGGGGCTTGTTCCGGCCAAGAACGGCGTCACCGCCTTGCGCATCTTCAACGTCAATACCGGCAAGGTGATCGAGGTCGAGGTGCAAACGCCGAATGGCCGCGTCACCTATATCGGCGATGCGTCGATCTCCGGCGTGCCCGGCACCGCCGCGCCAATCCTGATGACCTTCCTCGATTCAGCAGGCTCGAAAACCGGCGCGCTGCTGCCGACCGGCAAGCCACTCGACAGGTTCGAAGGCATCGATGTCTCCTGCGTCGATGCAGCGATGCCGGTGATCATCGTGCGTGCGAGCGACATGGGCAAGACCGGCTACGAGACGTATACCGAACTCAATGCCGACAAGAATTTCTTCGCGCGGCTGGAAAAGATCCGCATCACCGCCGGCACAGCGATGGGCATTGCCAATGTCGCCGACAAGGTGATCCCGAAGCCGATCATGATTGCGCCGGGCAAGGATGGCGCAACGCTCACGGTGCGTTACTTCATGCCGCATGATTGCCATCCGGCTTTGGCGATCACCGGCTCGGTGGCGCTGGCCAGCGCCTGCGCCACGCCCGGCACATTGGCCGCCGAGATGTGCGGCGCCGTGACGTTGCCGGCAACGCTGTCCTTCGCACATCCGTCCGGCAAGCTCGACGTGGTCGCTGACAAAGGCGATGGCGCAGCACCGAAGGTTTCGGTCGTGCGCACCGCGCGCCGCTTGTTTGAAGGTTTTGCGTTTGCTGAGGTCGATTCAGCTCTTTTGCGGCAAAGCGAACGTTCGGCGGCCTGA
- the fdxA gene encoding ferredoxin FdxA, with protein sequence MTYVVNDSCIRCKFMDCVEVCPVDCFYEGENMLVIHPDECIDCGVCEPECPVEAIKPDTDPGLEKWLSLNAEYAKVWPNITAKKEPPADHKEWEGVEGKEQYFSPEPGTGN encoded by the coding sequence ATGACTTACGTCGTCAACGATAGTTGCATCCGCTGCAAGTTCATGGACTGCGTGGAAGTGTGCCCCGTCGATTGCTTCTACGAGGGCGAGAACATGCTCGTCATCCATCCTGACGAGTGTATCGATTGCGGCGTCTGTGAGCCGGAATGCCCCGTCGAGGCGATCAAGCCGGATACCGATCCGGGCTTGGAGAAGTGGCTTTCGCTCAATGCCGAATATGCCAAGGTCTGGCCGAATATTACCGCCAAGAAGGAGCCGCCGGCCGACCACAAGGAATGGGAAGGCGTGGAGGGCAAGGAGCAATATTTTTCTCCGGAACCCGGTACCGGCAATTGA
- a CDS encoding Bug family tripartite tricarboxylate transporter substrate binding protein produces MRDLTFQQKRSAKASSRKSRAIAVAAIGALLVLSSPNTSWAQGYPNKPITILVGFAPGGLIDVISRLVGQRLQEKLGQTVVVENRAGAAGNIAHRRVATSDADGYTILGGTTSLAINETVFTKRGYVADDFIAVSIAALSPEMISAPAGGAKTLKEFIDSSRSTSAQFGTAGAGSASYITTQYFFQNIAKIPTTHIPFQGGAPAVAAALGNQIPLVATPPAAGAAAPVKAGKLRGLAVAADKRMALLPDVPTYSESGYPGFTAFAWTGFFVPAKTPKEIAVKLNEAITEILKEPAIGAKLQELGFEPIYLDQPASEAMFRAEIKKWRTMIEAIGLKVE; encoded by the coding sequence GTGCGAGACCTGACATTTCAACAAAAGCGATCGGCGAAAGCCTCATCGCGCAAGAGTCGCGCGATTGCTGTTGCGGCGATCGGCGCATTGCTGGTTCTCTCCTCGCCCAACACATCATGGGCGCAAGGCTATCCGAACAAGCCGATCACCATTCTGGTCGGGTTCGCGCCGGGCGGCTTGATCGATGTGATCTCGCGCCTTGTTGGCCAGAGATTGCAGGAGAAACTCGGTCAGACGGTCGTGGTTGAAAACCGCGCCGGTGCCGCCGGCAATATCGCGCATCGCCGGGTCGCGACGAGCGACGCCGATGGCTACACCATTCTCGGCGGCACAACCTCGCTTGCGATCAATGAAACCGTCTTCACCAAGCGTGGTTATGTCGCGGACGATTTTATCGCCGTCTCGATTGCGGCGTTGTCGCCGGAGATGATTTCCGCGCCTGCGGGTGGCGCGAAAACGCTGAAGGAATTCATCGACAGTTCGCGTTCGACGTCGGCGCAATTCGGCACCGCTGGTGCGGGCAGTGCGTCCTACATCACGACGCAATACTTCTTCCAGAATATCGCGAAGATCCCGACGACGCATATTCCGTTCCAGGGCGGCGCTCCAGCCGTCGCGGCGGCGCTCGGCAACCAGATTCCGCTGGTGGCAACGCCGCCGGCGGCCGGTGCTGCTGCGCCAGTGAAAGCAGGCAAGTTGCGCGGCCTTGCCGTTGCGGCCGACAAGCGGATGGCCTTGCTTCCGGACGTGCCGACCTATTCGGAAAGCGGGTATCCCGGGTTCACTGCGTTCGCCTGGACCGGCTTCTTCGTTCCGGCCAAGACGCCGAAGGAAATTGCGGTCAAACTGAACGAGGCGATCACCGAAATCCTGAAGGAGCCGGCGATCGGCGCGAAGCTTCAGGAGCTTGGCTTCGAGCCGATCTATCTCGATCAACCGGCATCGGAGGCGATGTTCCGTGCGGAGATCAAGAAGTGGCGCACCATGATTGAGGCGATCGGATTGAAAGTGGAGTGA
- a CDS encoding formylglycine-generating enzyme family protein gives MTVTELRTSSCVSGMCCIEGGTFRMGSDRHYPEEAPVHRVTVSSFWIDVTPVTNRQFKDFVKATGHVTVAETMPDPKDYPGALPHMLYAGSLVFSPPSHPVNLRDWSQWWQFLKGANWRHPYGPKSNINGLDNHPVVHVAYADAFAYAHWAGKDLPTEAEWEFAARGGLDGAEYAWGEEFTPNGEHRANTWQGNFPHENLNVDGFARTSPVKAFSPNGYGLHDMIGNVWEWTSDWYAPKHEADAPKACCIPENPRGAREDGSYDPCQPNIKIPRKVLKGGSHLCAPNYCRRYRPAARHAEPVDTSTSHVGFRCVTRI, from the coding sequence ATGACGGTAACCGAGCTTCGGACGTCCAGTTGCGTCTCGGGAATGTGCTGCATTGAAGGCGGCACCTTTCGCATGGGGTCGGACCGGCATTATCCCGAAGAGGCGCCGGTCCATCGCGTCACCGTCAGCAGTTTCTGGATCGATGTCACGCCGGTGACCAACCGGCAATTCAAGGATTTCGTCAAAGCGACCGGCCATGTGACCGTCGCCGAGACGATGCCCGACCCGAAGGATTATCCGGGCGCGCTGCCGCACATGCTCTATGCCGGCTCGCTGGTGTTTTCGCCGCCGTCGCATCCCGTGAATCTGCGCGACTGGAGTCAGTGGTGGCAATTTCTGAAGGGCGCCAACTGGCGGCACCCTTACGGGCCGAAAAGCAACATCAACGGTCTCGACAATCATCCGGTGGTGCATGTGGCTTATGCCGACGCATTCGCCTATGCGCACTGGGCCGGCAAGGATCTGCCGACGGAGGCCGAATGGGAATTCGCAGCGCGCGGCGGTCTCGATGGCGCCGAATATGCGTGGGGTGAAGAATTCACACCGAATGGCGAGCATCGTGCCAATACCTGGCAGGGCAATTTCCCGCACGAAAACCTGAACGTCGATGGGTTCGCGCGCACGTCGCCGGTGAAAGCCTTTTCCCCGAATGGTTATGGCCTTCACGACATGATCGGCAATGTCTGGGAATGGACATCCGATTGGTATGCGCCAAAACACGAAGCCGATGCGCCGAAAGCCTGCTGCATTCCGGAAAACCCGCGCGGCGCGCGCGAGGACGGCAGCTACGATCCCTGCCAGCCGAACATTAAAATCCCACGCAAAGTTTTAAAGGGTGGCTCGCATTTATGCGCGCCAAATTACTGCCGACGCTATCGGCCCGCTGCGCGGCATGCTGAGCCGGTCGATACATCGACAAGTCACGTCGGATTCAGGTGCGTCACACGAATCTAG
- a CDS encoding Bug family tripartite tricarboxylate transporter substrate binding protein translates to MLMRHQRLCSPLLVTAMLLTLPFGSALAQDSYPSRPIRLLVPYAAGGGTDAIARLVAQGAGEKIGQSIIVENNGSAGGNVITAQASTSAPDGYTVLMANQGPMVVNPHLFKNVKVDPLTAFDPVTLITAAPLVVVTPKDSPYKTIKDLVGFGQKNPGKLTYGSAGNGSASHLATVLLAQTAKFDAVHIPYRGAGPALNDLLAGRTDFMVTTVPSVQGLIEGGSVNVLAVTSKDRTKKFPNVPSVAESGWPTYEAAAWYGFVVPKGTPKAVTEKLRDATVAAIKAGIVKERLENEGAEPIGNTPEEFAAMMKTESARWADVIKKAGISID, encoded by the coding sequence ATGCTTATGCGTCACCAACGTCTCTGCAGCCCGCTTCTCGTCACGGCCATGCTGCTGACTCTGCCGTTCGGCAGCGCTCTTGCGCAGGACAGCTACCCGTCACGGCCGATCCGGCTGCTCGTTCCGTATGCCGCGGGCGGCGGAACGGACGCGATTGCGCGTCTGGTGGCGCAAGGGGCCGGCGAGAAGATCGGCCAGAGTATCATTGTTGAAAATAACGGCTCCGCCGGCGGCAATGTCATCACCGCGCAGGCTTCGACGTCAGCACCGGACGGCTATACGGTGCTGATGGCCAATCAGGGCCCGATGGTCGTCAATCCGCATCTGTTCAAGAATGTGAAAGTCGATCCATTGACGGCTTTCGACCCCGTTACGCTGATCACGGCCGCGCCGCTTGTGGTGGTGACACCAAAGGACTCGCCCTACAAGACGATCAAGGACCTCGTTGGCTTTGGCCAGAAGAATCCGGGCAAGCTGACCTACGGCTCCGCCGGCAATGGTTCGGCGAGCCATCTCGCGACAGTCTTGCTGGCGCAGACGGCAAAATTCGATGCGGTCCATATCCCCTATCGTGGCGCCGGTCCGGCGCTGAACGACCTGCTTGCGGGACGCACCGATTTCATGGTGACGACAGTGCCGTCGGTGCAGGGGCTGATCGAAGGCGGATCGGTGAACGTTCTCGCAGTGACGTCGAAAGACCGGACCAAGAAATTCCCGAATGTGCCGTCCGTCGCCGAAAGTGGATGGCCGACTTATGAGGCGGCCGCCTGGTACGGCTTTGTCGTGCCGAAGGGCACGCCAAAGGCAGTCACCGAAAAGTTGCGCGACGCGACGGTGGCGGCGATCAAGGCCGGCATCGTGAAGGAAAGATTGGAGAATGAAGGCGCTGAGCCGATCGGCAATACGCCTGAGGAGTTCGCCGCGATGATGAAGACGGAATCGGCCCGCTGGGCCGACGTGATCAAGAAGGCGGGCATATCGATCGATTGA
- a CDS encoding thermonuclease family protein: MGRWLTKSASLCANLGAILCAGFAIVLLTANGTAASEAGSACGSAALGKARVVAIPDSRTVGLDDGRLVKLAGIEWTVSPDTAKATLSELMLDQPISLKGTATPDRYGRIHAFPSVSGSETPVQYALLERGMAVMGGRPGDKACVDALLGRERAARAARLGLWNSGERQHSADAPNMVLRDRGQFAIVSGRVLSVRESGRLIYVNFGRRWSEDFTVTIAKRNEPTFTQGGLAPKSLSGRDVRVRGFVEERSGPWIEATRPEQFEVSAK, translated from the coding sequence ATGGGGCGGTGGCTGACCAAGAGCGCAAGCTTGTGCGCGAACTTGGGCGCAATCCTGTGCGCGGGCTTTGCCATTGTCTTGCTCACTGCAAATGGCACCGCCGCATCGGAGGCCGGTTCGGCATGCGGTTCCGCGGCCCTCGGCAAGGCCCGTGTCGTCGCGATACCGGACAGCCGTACAGTCGGCCTTGATGACGGCCGGCTGGTGAAACTGGCCGGTATCGAGTGGACGGTTTCACCGGATACCGCCAAAGCTACCCTATCCGAATTGATGCTGGACCAGCCCATTTCGCTGAAAGGCACCGCCACTCCGGACCGGTATGGGCGTATTCATGCTTTCCCATCCGTTAGTGGCTCGGAAACCCCTGTTCAGTATGCCTTGCTAGAGCGGGGAATGGCCGTCATGGGCGGCCGGCCTGGGGATAAAGCCTGCGTCGACGCCCTCCTTGGCCGGGAACGGGCGGCCCGCGCGGCGCGGCTGGGTCTATGGAACTCGGGGGAGCGCCAGCACAGTGCGGATGCCCCAAACATGGTCTTGAGAGATCGGGGCCAGTTTGCGATTGTGTCGGGACGGGTGTTGTCAGTCCGCGAGAGCGGCCGTCTCATCTATGTGAATTTCGGACGGCGGTGGTCCGAAGACTTCACCGTCACAATTGCGAAACGAAACGAGCCGACCTTTACTCAAGGAGGTCTGGCGCCGAAATCGCTCTCCGGCCGGGACGTCCGGGTGCGCGGTTTTGTCGAGGAGCGGTCTGGCCCGTGGATCGAAGCCACGCGGCCCGAGCAATTCGAAGTGAGCGCGAAATAG
- a CDS encoding arylsulfatase, whose protein sequence is MSVALPVWTDAQAQAPQPQQRPNILFIMGDDIGWMQPGIYHRGLMVGETPNIDRIGNEGAVFMHYYAEQSCTAGRNAFFTGMNPLRTGMIPPQLPGSPSYLRPGTPAIAKFLLDLGYNTGEFGKNHLGDHTDSLPTAHGFQEYWGYLYHLDAMQGVSFQDINKTPTQQTVAPPCRNTPIPGIPEVPGAVDPKTTICLTPPRNVLHCKSDGSSKTQMCVDQGPLTLERSKGVDEEISAKVIDFLDRNDPKKTNKPFFVWYNPARMHVTTVLNDKYMAMVGEPGGKDWGVNEAGMKQMDDNIGYVLKKLEDMGQLDNTIVVFTTDNGAETFTFPDGGITPFKGSKMNTWEGGMRAPAVMRWPGVIKPGTVKNDIFASLDWLPTLVEIAGGDKGDALNKRIMAGSYPGIVKTKLDGVNQIEYLSGRSEKSARDTFFYYSSKHPSAVRYKNWKMYFAIAPETATGFLLPGVQTQFAAGVVNLKRDPFETSWGTEKKAGFWFSGALAGPVTAFIYDWNLLPIGQALWLKELESYKEFPPLQDPASYNLDQVMEELKKMPTHPSQ, encoded by the coding sequence ATGTCGGTTGCTTTGCCGGTGTGGACGGATGCGCAAGCGCAGGCACCTCAGCCACAACAGAGACCCAATATCCTGTTCATCATGGGCGACGATATCGGCTGGATGCAGCCGGGCATCTATCACCGTGGCCTGATGGTGGGAGAGACACCGAATATCGATCGCATCGGCAACGAAGGCGCGGTGTTCATGCATTATTACGCCGAGCAGAGCTGCACGGCGGGGCGCAATGCCTTCTTCACCGGCATGAATCCGCTGCGCACCGGCATGATCCCGCCGCAACTGCCCGGCAGCCCGTCCTATCTGCGGCCCGGCACGCCGGCCATTGCCAAATTCCTGCTCGACCTCGGTTACAACACCGGCGAGTTCGGCAAAAACCATCTCGGCGATCACACCGACTCGCTGCCGACCGCGCACGGCTTCCAGGAATACTGGGGCTACCTGTATCACCTCGACGCGATGCAGGGTGTGAGCTTCCAGGACATCAACAAGACCCCAACCCAGCAGACGGTGGCGCCGCCGTGCCGGAACACGCCGATCCCCGGCATCCCGGAAGTGCCGGGCGCAGTCGATCCGAAAACCACGATCTGCCTGACGCCTCCGCGCAATGTCTTGCATTGCAAGTCAGACGGGTCATCCAAGACCCAGATGTGTGTCGACCAGGGTCCGCTCACGCTCGAGCGATCGAAGGGCGTGGACGAGGAAATCTCGGCCAAGGTCATCGACTTCCTCGACCGCAACGACCCGAAGAAGACCAACAAGCCGTTCTTCGTCTGGTACAATCCGGCGCGCATGCACGTCACGACCGTGCTGAATGACAAATACATGGCCATGGTGGGCGAGCCGGGTGGCAAGGACTGGGGCGTCAATGAAGCCGGCATGAAGCAGATGGACGACAACATCGGCTATGTGCTGAAAAAGCTCGAAGACATGGGGCAGCTCGACAACACCATCGTCGTGTTTACGACCGACAACGGCGCCGAGACCTTCACCTTCCCGGACGGTGGCATCACGCCGTTCAAGGGCTCAAAGATGAACACCTGGGAAGGCGGCATGCGCGCTCCGGCAGTCATGCGCTGGCCGGGCGTCATCAAGCCGGGCACGGTCAAGAACGACATCTTCGCGTCGCTCGACTGGCTGCCCACGCTGGTCGAGATCGCGGGCGGAGACAAGGGCGATGCGCTGAACAAGCGGATCATGGCCGGCAGCTATCCCGGCATCGTCAAGACCAAGCTCGATGGCGTGAACCAGATCGAGTATCTTAGCGGTCGTTCGGAAAAGTCGGCGCGCGACACGTTCTTCTACTATTCCAGCAAGCATCCGTCGGCGGTGCGCTACAAGAACTGGAAGATGTATTTCGCCATCGCGCCGGAAACTGCGACGGGCTTCCTCTTGCCGGGAGTCCAGACTCAGTTCGCAGCCGGCGTCGTAAACCTCAAGCGCGATCCCTTCGAGACGTCGTGGGGCACGGAGAAAAAGGCGGGTTTCTGGTTCAGCGGCGCGCTCGCCGGGCCGGTGACGGCTTTCATCTACGACTGGAATCTGCTGCCCATCGGCCAGGCGCTGTGGCTCAAGGAGCTGGAATCCTACAAGGAGTTTCCCCCCCTTCAGGATCCCGCGAGCTACAACCTCGATCAGGTGATGGAGGAGCTCAAAAAGATGCCGACACACCCCAGCCAGTAG
- a CDS encoding HAD family hydrolase, with amino-acid sequence MFLMLRLFLVSLFIVFGTVSAKAQTDPLPSWNDGVPKKAIIELVGRVTKEGGPDFVPVPERIATFDNDGTLWCEQPFYVQMAFAFDRVKVMAPQHPEWKTKQPFKALLQGDVKTAATAGEKGLLAVIAATHSGMTVSQFEQEVRDWIKVARHPRFKRPYNELIYQPMVEVLNYLRANGFKTFIVSGGGVDFMRPWAPASYGIPPEQIVGSSGVIEFRLGKNGKPELFKTPKVQFIDDGPGKPVGISMSIGRQPIIAFGNSDGDLQMLQYTTAGSGVRLGLYVHHDDAEREYAYDRKSQIGRLDKGLDAAAKNGWPLISMKSDWKVIFPFEVK; translated from the coding sequence ATGTTCTTGATGCTGAGGCTGTTTCTCGTATCCCTGTTCATTGTTTTTGGCACTGTCTCGGCGAAAGCCCAGACCGATCCGTTGCCGTCGTGGAACGACGGCGTTCCAAAAAAGGCAATCATTGAACTCGTCGGTCGCGTCACGAAGGAGGGCGGGCCGGATTTTGTGCCCGTACCGGAGCGGATCGCCACCTTCGACAATGACGGCACGCTTTGGTGCGAGCAGCCGTTCTATGTCCAGATGGCCTTCGCGTTCGATCGCGTGAAGGTGATGGCGCCTCAGCATCCGGAATGGAAAACCAAGCAGCCGTTCAAAGCGCTGCTGCAGGGCGATGTGAAAACGGCGGCGACGGCCGGCGAGAAGGGACTTCTTGCCGTGATTGCCGCGACACATTCCGGAATGACGGTCAGCCAGTTCGAACAAGAGGTACGCGACTGGATCAAGGTCGCACGACATCCACGCTTCAAGCGACCCTATAACGAACTCATCTACCAGCCGATGGTGGAAGTGCTGAATTATTTGCGCGCCAACGGCTTCAAGACCTTTATCGTCTCCGGTGGAGGTGTCGATTTCATGCGGCCATGGGCACCGGCCTCTTATGGCATTCCGCCAGAGCAGATCGTCGGTTCGTCGGGTGTGATCGAATTTCGTCTCGGCAAGAATGGCAAGCCGGAATTGTTCAAGACGCCAAAGGTTCAGTTCATTGACGACGGGCCCGGCAAGCCCGTCGGCATCTCCATGTCTATCGGGCGCCAGCCGATCATCGCCTTCGGCAATTCCGATGGCGATTTGCAGATGCTGCAATACACGACGGCCGGCTCAGGCGTGCGTCTTGGCCTCTATGTCCATCACGACGATGCCGAGCGGGAATATGCCTATGACCGCAAATCGCAGATCGGAAGACTCGACAAGGGACTGGACGCGGCCGCCAAGAATGGCTGGCCGCTGATCAGCATGAAGAGCGACTGGAAAGTGATTTTTCCGTTCGAGGTCAAATAG
- a CDS encoding M48 family metalloprotease yields the protein MLSRAYQKSPKAVLTAAALALVLASCSGGQQVGRQITLPDPPVEKPETLTPAQREHRRILAAYGGAYNNPKLEESLNRTVEKLVAASERPDLHYKVTILNSPAINAFALPTGQLYVTRGLLALANDTSELASVLSHEMAHVIARHAAIREDQIRQAAMVNRVASDVLGDQQMGALALAKSKIALATFSRGQEFEADGIGVGISSRAGYDPFGATRFLTSMGRSAELRAGSSKPDSRNMEFLSSHPATPERVANATLNARQYSAPGPGSQDRQSYLSLLDGLTYGEDPSEGFVRGRRFVHPKLGFTFTAPDGFVLENTPQAVFGIKDGGDLALRLDVVRIPADQKLTDYLQSGWIENIDAASIEEVRINGFKGVTGTANGDPWGFRLYAIRFGSEVYRFIFAAKNKTPEIDKHFREAVNSFRRMSVAESRSARPLRLKIVTVGPRDTVEKLASQMGYADRQLERFRVLNGLDVNDKLKPGDLVKLVVE from the coding sequence ATTTTGTCGCGTGCCTACCAGAAAAGTCCGAAAGCGGTTTTGACAGCAGCGGCGCTGGCCCTGGTGCTGGCATCCTGTTCGGGCGGTCAGCAGGTGGGACGACAGATCACCCTGCCCGATCCGCCCGTCGAAAAGCCCGAAACCCTGACGCCCGCGCAGCGCGAGCATCGGCGTATCCTCGCGGCCTATGGCGGCGCCTATAACAACCCGAAGCTCGAAGAATCGCTGAACCGCACCGTCGAAAAGCTGGTGGCCGCGTCGGAACGCCCTGACCTGCATTACAAGGTCACCATCCTCAATTCCCCGGCCATCAATGCTTTCGCGCTGCCGACCGGACAGCTTTACGTGACGCGCGGTTTGCTGGCGCTCGCCAACGACACCTCGGAACTCGCCTCGGTGCTGTCGCACGAAATGGCGCATGTCATTGCCCGCCACGCCGCCATCCGCGAGGACCAGATCCGCCAGGCCGCAATGGTCAATCGCGTCGCCAGCGACGTGCTGGGCGATCAGCAGATGGGCGCGCTGGCACTGGCCAAATCCAAGATCGCCTTGGCCACCTTCTCGCGCGGTCAGGAATTCGAAGCCGATGGCATCGGTGTCGGCATTTCCTCGCGCGCCGGTTATGATCCCTTTGGCGCGACACGCTTTCTGACATCGATGGGCCGCAGCGCCGAGTTGCGCGCCGGCAGTTCAAAGCCGGATTCGCGCAATATGGAATTCCTGTCGTCGCATCCGGCAACGCCGGAACGCGTCGCCAATGCGACGCTCAATGCACGGCAATATTCCGCGCCGGGACCGGGCTCGCAGGACCGGCAGTCCTATCTGTCGCTGCTCGACGGCCTGACCTATGGCGAGGACCCGAGCGAAGGCTTCGTGCGCGGCCGCCGTTTCGTGCATCCGAAGCTTGGTTTCACGTTCACCGCCCCGGACGGCTTCGTGCTCGAGAACACGCCGCAGGCGGTGTTCGGCATCAAGGATGGCGGCGACCTCGCTCTGCGGCTCGACGTCGTGCGCATTCCCGCCGATCAGAAGCTGACTGACTACCTGCAATCGGGCTGGATCGAGAATATCGATGCCGCCTCGATTGAAGAGGTCAGGATCAATGGCTTCAAGGGCGTGACCGGCACCGCCAACGGCGACCCCTGGGGCTTCCGTCTTTATGCGATCCGCTTCGGCAGCGAGGTCTATCGCTTCATCTTCGCGGCGAAGAACAAGACGCCGGAGATCGACAAACATTTCCGCGAAGCCGTCAACAGCTTCCGCCGCATGAGCGTGGCCGAATCCCGCTCGGCCAGGCCGCTGCGCCTGAAGATCGTCACCGTCGGTCCGCGCGACACGGTCGAGAAACTGGCGAGCCAGATGGGCTATGCTGACCGCCAGCTCGAACGCTTCCGCGTCCTGAACGGGCTGGATGTGAATGACAAGCTGAAGCCGGGCGATCTGGTGAAGCTGGTCGTCGAATAA
- a CDS encoding CarD family transcriptional regulator, whose protein sequence is MADKSRSKSKKASSDSKRRAKKASAATRRTSTASRHAGRGAPVAKATSRPKPAGEGATSGMTVNKKATTQRQGFKTTEFVVYPAHGVGQIMAIEEQEVAGAKLELFVINFVKDKMTLRVPTAKIASVGMRKLSEPAMVKRALETLKGRARIKRTMWSRRAQEYEAKINSGDIVAIAEVVRDLYRSEQQPEQSYSERQLYEAALDRLSREISAVQHITETEAVKEIEGALAKGPRRGPKPAEGAAADADADADDSESVEDEAA, encoded by the coding sequence GTGGCAGATAAATCGCGTTCAAAGAGCAAGAAAGCGTCCAGCGACAGCAAGCGCCGGGCGAAAAAAGCCTCCGCCGCAACCCGGCGGACCTCAACGGCTTCGCGGCACGCTGGCCGTGGGGCTCCCGTGGCTAAGGCAACCAGCCGGCCGAAACCGGCCGGTGAAGGAGCGACCTCCGGAATGACTGTTAATAAGAAGGCCACCACTCAACGTCAGGGCTTCAAGACCACTGAATTCGTCGTCTATCCGGCCCATGGCGTGGGCCAGATCATGGCGATCGAAGAGCAGGAAGTGGCTGGCGCCAAGCTTGAACTGTTTGTCATCAATTTCGTGAAGGACAAGATGACCCTGCGCGTCCCGACGGCGAAGATCGCCTCGGTTGGCATGCGCAAATTGTCCGAGCCGGCCATGGTGAAGCGCGCTCTGGAGACCCTGAAGGGCCGCGCCCGCATCAAGCGTACCATGTGGTCGCGCCGTGCGCAGGAATACGAGGCAAAGATCAATTCCGGCGACATCGTCGCCATCGCCGAAGTGGTGCGCGACCTGTACCGCTCCGAGCAGCAGCCGGAGCAGTCCTACTCAGAACGCCAGCTTTATGAGGCGGCGCTGGACCGTCTGTCGCGCGAAATCTCGGCCGTGCAGCACATTACCGAGACCGAAGCGGTGAAGGAAATCGAAGGCGCGCTCGCGAAAGGCCCGCGCCGCGGACCGAAGCCGGCTGAAGGCGCTGCGGCTGACGCCGATGCGGACGCCGATGACAGCGAATCCGTGGAGGATGAAGCGGCCTGA